In Cottoperca gobio chromosome 1, fCotGob3.1, whole genome shotgun sequence, a genomic segment contains:
- the LOC115006517 gene encoding peroxisome proliferator-activated receptor gamma coactivator-related protein 1 isoform X2, producing the protein MWSSKMAVRWRGKDGDLNAGNSDFLTNNTPNELVLSRSDMDGVEMDAQSCMDHSILAIFEDSTVASEDKSGAEEESETLLSALTEMLDSVEDDDVTLSPFDTLPDTQLLTHTEHRDHSVELSLAERLRPRSKSSNVTFSIKIDGDKEDESKMERNGPPERFRKQSQTLFHSKKQKAEAEVEIFTSTSLVNLVKLMHPYCLKLRVEEEGVELRKDQTFSQEEVWKYERPSEESDEEINVVSDDEVTLEDTKEEEARDEKRDNDNLLKSGLQDKDSSITPPSREKKRVSFGPVQVVSFAESVEKELNEKNLTSGHTSEGVSVPLNCTKALENPACSAPQTPPTEMNSSKAEVLPLRGETKGKSLSLQEYRQLRQKRQPLVEKQGNYTTKWPCVSETPKELTPILCLQGQRQNSCGPNAAHNPDGRRSGADQLHRSQTPGHNGISAAPRPHPSEAKPSSHLRRSGLKRPRTESKILPAAGQQPDVTADPDISVPESKKSPVKKPTLLSSDPPNPVFLPLPVSRTISPTTDHSSSESKVEFLNSNPRTTHFPQIQNESSDTSLQRQTEVLLVKQGYTTLFQEIKNKLTEIASGVSSQPQALCLTSTQLKSSSDCRRPQPQRCSPNQTKEAMLEPKSPLSPSPDTARGIKCQPPAPVEAPTPVKETLSEVHPSVSPSEEPADSGIEAPDLTSLLEQFEETQAKVERVCEKEPEPKLATSPSNVQTDGHLDRSQPVGTQRAAVEELEPLSTSESPGNPKTFGDSPHLQTSDGADIPEPLSTEIILSTQDLPARRKNPPSKAIQIIDPRPLPSRKTHPNLPELLPARTSPHMYSSVFSDHDYCGSVDRSLTSAPQRSRASQLKDVSKTSELQVTHESSAKKQTSTCEVNNTIRAVDNYAKSVMQDLSEKPSTRSGTSPSTDKVLSDGAATEPDCACADEDKMAPCTLPTPPPSPPARGRERRYRRRSPCSDSSSSSPSSSSSSSSSSASPSPKRQKRRHKRSESSSCSSSSPSLSISRSPPRRYRWSYSRRSRCSRSRSRSWSTSRSRSPSLRVCHRQWRDVYSRESRKLRREREIRIQKLKAIDERRVVYVGRICKSMTHDELKERFSQFGDVECVSLHFRDRGDHYAFVTFYNMDDAFAAIDNGGKLRKPNELPFDICFGGRRQFCNSHYADLDANKDAEPSPANSRFEDLDFDSLLKQAQRGIKS; encoded by the exons ATGTGGAGCAGCAAGATGGCGGTGCGGTGGAGGGGGAAAGACGGGGATTTAAATGCCGGCAACAGCGACTTTCTGACCAACAACACTCCCAATGAG ttgGTCCTGAGTAGAAGTGACATGGACGGCGTGGAGATGGACGCACAGTCCTGCATGGATCACTCAATCCTGGCCATTTTTGAAGACTCTACTGTCGCTTCAGAG GATAAGAGTGGAgcggaggaagagagtgagacCCTGCTGTCGGCCCTGACCGAGATGCTGGACAGTGTGGAGGATGACGACGTGACTCTGTCTCCCTTCGACACCCTGCCAGACACCCAGCTCCTCACCCACACAGAGCACAGGGATCACTCAGTG GAACTATCACTTGCTGAGAGACTCAGACCAAGATCCAAATCATCAAATGTGACATTCTCAATAAAGATTGATGGAGACAAGGAAGATGAGAGCAAAATGGAGAGAAACGGCCCCCCCGAGCGGTTCagaaaacaaagtcaaacattGTTTCACTCCAAGAAGCAGAAAGCAGAGGCTGAAGTGGAGATCTTCACCTCGACTTCTCTTGTCAACCTGGTGAAGCTCATGCACCCGTACTGCCTGAAGCTGCGTGTGGAAGAAGAGGGGGTTGAACTGAGGAAGGATCAGACATTCTCTCAGGAGGAGGTGTGGAAGTATGAGAGGCCCAGCGAAGAGAGCGATGAAGAGATAAATGTTGTGTCTGATGACGAAGTAACTCTGGAGGACacaaaggaggaagaggcaagagatgaaaagagagatAATGACAACCTGTTAAAGAGCGGGTTGCAGGACAAAGACTCATCCATAACTCCGCCAtccagagagaagaaaagggtGAGCTTTGGCCCCGTTCAAGTGGTTTCATTTGCTGAATCAGTGGAAAAGGAATTGAATGAGAAAAATCTAACAAGTGGGCACACGAGTGAAGGTGTGTCAGTTCCACTGAACTGCACCAAAGCACTTGAAAACCCGGCTTGCTCAGCACCCCAAACACCCCCCACAGAAATGAACAGCAGCAAGGCCGAGGTTTTGCCACTCAGAGGTGAGACGAAGGGCAAATCACTCAGCCTCCAAGAGTACAGGCAGCTGCGCCAAAAGAGACAGCCCCTGGTGGAGAAACAGGGGAACTACACCACCAAGTGGCCCTGTGTTTCTGAGACCCCCAAGGAGCTGACCCCCATCCTCTGTTTACAGGGACAACGACAAAACAGCTGTGGACCAAATGCAGCCCATAATCCAGACGGTAGAAGAAGTGGTGCCGATCAGCTCCATAGATCTCAAACTCCTGGTCACAATGGCATCTCTGCTGCGCCGAGGCCACACCCCTCGGAGGCCAAACCATCCTCTCATCTACGTCGCAGCGGATTAAAGCGCCCAAGGACTGAATCTAAGATCCTCCCAGCTGCCGGTCAGCAGCCAGATGTCACAGCAGATCCAGATATTTCTGTGCCTGAAAGCAAAAAAAGTCCAGTAAAGAAGCCAACACTGCTCAGTAGTGATCCCCCAAACCCTGTCTTCCTCCCCTTGCCAGTTAGCCGAACAATATCCCCAACCACTGACCACTCCTCATCAGAGTCAAAAGTGGAGTTCTTAAACTCCAACCCTCGCACCACGCACTTTCCACAAATCCAAAATGAATCCTCAGACACATCTCTTCAAAGACAGACGGAGGTGTTGTTAGTAAAGCAGGGCTACACCACCCTGTTCCAGGAAATCAAAAACAAGCTTACTGAGATAGCTTCAGGTGTCTCCTCCCAACCTCAAGCACTGTGCCTTACCTCAACACAACTCAAATCTTCCTCAGACTGCAGGAGACCGCAGCCTCAAAGATGCAGTCCGAACCAGACGAAAGAAGCCATGCTGGAACCAAAGTCTCCTCTATCACCAAGTCCAGATACAGCGAGGGGGATAAAGTGTCAGCCGCCTGCTCCCGTAGAGGCTCCTACACCAGTAAAGGAGACATTATCCGAGGTTCACCCCAGTGTTTCCCCGTCTGAGGAACCAGCTGACTCAG GAATCGAGGCGCCTGATCTGACCAGCCTGCTGGAACAGTTTGAGGAAACGCAAG CGAAAGTGGAGAGGGTGTGCGAGAAGGAGCCGGAGCCCAAACTTGCTACTTCACCTTCAAACgtacagacagatggacacttGGACAGAAGTCAGCCTGTAGGAACACAACGAGCAGCTGTGGAAGAACTTGAACCTTTAAGCACTTCAGAATCACCTGGGAATCCAAAAACCTTTGGGGACTCGCCACATCTTCAAACGTCGGACGGTGCGGACATCCCAGAGCCCCTCAGCACTGAAATCATCCTCAGCACTCAAGATCTGCCAGCAAGACGCAAAAATCCCCCATCCAAGGCTATTCAGATAATCGACCCCCGTCCTCTACCGTCCAGGAAGACGCACCCGAACCTCCCAGAGCTCCTCCCTGCTCGTACATCTCCTCACATGTATTCGTCTGTATTCTCAGATCATGATTACTGCGGGTCCGTAGACCGCTCACTTACGAGTGCTCCTCAGCGCAGCAGAGCCTCTCAACTCAAGGATGTATCTAAAACCTCTGAGTTGCAGGTGACCCATGAATCAAGTGCTAAAAAACAGACCTCCACCTGTGAGGTTAACAACACCATCAGGGCTGTGGATAACTATGCAAAGTCTGTGATGCAGGATCTCTCTGAGAAACCCAGCACCAGATCAGGGACGAGCCCGTCCACAGACAAAGTCCTTTCAGACGGCGCTGCCACAGAGCCAGACTGCGCTTGTGCAGATGAAGACAAGATGGCCCCGTGCACTCTGCCCACTCCCCCACCCAGCCCTCCTgccagagggagggagaggagatacCGAAGAAGATCTCCTTGTTCGGACTCCAGTTCCAGCTCTCCTTCCTCGtcgtcgtcctcctcctccagctctgcatctccctctccaaaaagacaaaa GCGGCGTCACAAGCGTTCAGAGAGCAGTTCATGTTCGTCGTCATCCCCCTCTCTTTCCATTTCCCGCTCCCCACCTCGGCGCTACAGGTGGTCTTACTCAAGAAGGTCGAGGTGTAGCAGGTCACGATCCAGATCTTGGTCCACATCCAGATCCCGATCACCATCCCTGCGGGTTTGCCATCGGCAGTGGAGAGATGTTTACAG CCGAGAGTCCAGGAAGCTCAGGAGAGAGCGCGAGATCAGGATTCAGAAACTTAAAGCCATA GATGAGCGCAGGGTGGTGTATGTGGGACGCATCTGCAAGTCTATGACACACGACGAACTGAAGGAGCGCTTCTCTCAGTTCGGAGATGTGGAATGTGTGTCGCTTCACTTTAGAGATAGAGG CGACCATTACGCTTTCGTCACTTTCTACAACATGGATGATGCGTTTGCAGCAATCGATAACGGCGGCAAACTACGGAAGCCCAATGAGCTGCCGTTTGACATCTGCTTTGGTGGAAGAAGACAGTTCTGTAATTCGCACTACGCGGATCTAG
- the LOC115006517 gene encoding peroxisome proliferator-activated receptor gamma coactivator-related protein 1 isoform X1, whose protein sequence is MWSSKMAVRWRGKDGDLNAGNSDFLTNNTPNELVLSRSDMDGVEMDAQSCMDHSILAIFEDSTVASEDKSGAEEESETLLSALTEMLDSVEDDDVTLSPFDTLPDTQLLTHTEHRDHSVELSLAERLRPRSKSSNVTFSIKIDGDKEDESKMERNGPPERFRKQSQTLFHSKKQKAEAEVEIFTSTSLVNLVKLMHPYCLKLRVEEEGVELRKDQTFSQEEVWKYERPSEESDEEINVVSDDEVTLEDTKEEEARDEKRDNDNLLKSGLQDKDSSITPPSREKKRVSFGPVQVVSFAESVEKELNEKNLTSGHTSEGVSVPLNCTKALENPACSAPQTPPTEMNSSKAEVLPLRGETKGKSLSLQEYRQLRQKRQPLVEKQGNYTTKWPCVSETPKELTPILCLQGQRQNSCGPNAAHNPDGRRSGADQLHRSQTPGHNGISAAPRPHPSEAKPSSHLRRSGLKRPRTESKILPAAGQQPDVTADPDISVPESKKSPVKKPTLLSSDPPNPVFLPLPVSRTISPTTDHSSSESKVEFLNSNPRTTHFPQIQNESSDTSLQRQTEVLLVKQGYTTLFQEIKNKLTEIASGVSSQPQALCLTSTQLKSSSDCRRPQPQRCSPNQTKEAMLEPKSPLSPSPDTARGIKCQPPAPVEAPTPVKETLSEVHPSVSPSEEPADSGIEAPDLTSLLEQFEETQAKVERVCEKEPEPKLATSPSNVQTDGHLDRSQPVGTQRAAVEELEPLSTSESPGNPKTFGDSPHLQTSDGADIPEPLSTEIILSTQDLPARRKNPPSKAIQIIDPRPLPSRKTHPNLPELLPARTSPHMYSSVFSDHDYCGSVDRSLTSAPQRSRASQLKDVSKTSELQVTHESSAKKQTSTCEVNNTIRAVDNYAKSVMQDLSEKPSTRSGTSPSTDKVLSDGAATEPDCACADEDKMAPCTLPTPPPSPPARGRERRYRRRSPCSDSSSSSPSSSSSSSSSSASPSPKRQKRRHKRSESSSCSSSSPSLSISRSPPRRYRWSYSRRSRCSRSRSRSWSTSRSRSPSLRVCHRQWRDVYSSRESRKLRREREIRIQKLKAIDERRVVYVGRICKSMTHDELKERFSQFGDVECVSLHFRDRGDHYAFVTFYNMDDAFAAIDNGGKLRKPNELPFDICFGGRRQFCNSHYADLDANKDAEPSPANSRFEDLDFDSLLKQAQRGIKS, encoded by the exons ATGTGGAGCAGCAAGATGGCGGTGCGGTGGAGGGGGAAAGACGGGGATTTAAATGCCGGCAACAGCGACTTTCTGACCAACAACACTCCCAATGAG ttgGTCCTGAGTAGAAGTGACATGGACGGCGTGGAGATGGACGCACAGTCCTGCATGGATCACTCAATCCTGGCCATTTTTGAAGACTCTACTGTCGCTTCAGAG GATAAGAGTGGAgcggaggaagagagtgagacCCTGCTGTCGGCCCTGACCGAGATGCTGGACAGTGTGGAGGATGACGACGTGACTCTGTCTCCCTTCGACACCCTGCCAGACACCCAGCTCCTCACCCACACAGAGCACAGGGATCACTCAGTG GAACTATCACTTGCTGAGAGACTCAGACCAAGATCCAAATCATCAAATGTGACATTCTCAATAAAGATTGATGGAGACAAGGAAGATGAGAGCAAAATGGAGAGAAACGGCCCCCCCGAGCGGTTCagaaaacaaagtcaaacattGTTTCACTCCAAGAAGCAGAAAGCAGAGGCTGAAGTGGAGATCTTCACCTCGACTTCTCTTGTCAACCTGGTGAAGCTCATGCACCCGTACTGCCTGAAGCTGCGTGTGGAAGAAGAGGGGGTTGAACTGAGGAAGGATCAGACATTCTCTCAGGAGGAGGTGTGGAAGTATGAGAGGCCCAGCGAAGAGAGCGATGAAGAGATAAATGTTGTGTCTGATGACGAAGTAACTCTGGAGGACacaaaggaggaagaggcaagagatgaaaagagagatAATGACAACCTGTTAAAGAGCGGGTTGCAGGACAAAGACTCATCCATAACTCCGCCAtccagagagaagaaaagggtGAGCTTTGGCCCCGTTCAAGTGGTTTCATTTGCTGAATCAGTGGAAAAGGAATTGAATGAGAAAAATCTAACAAGTGGGCACACGAGTGAAGGTGTGTCAGTTCCACTGAACTGCACCAAAGCACTTGAAAACCCGGCTTGCTCAGCACCCCAAACACCCCCCACAGAAATGAACAGCAGCAAGGCCGAGGTTTTGCCACTCAGAGGTGAGACGAAGGGCAAATCACTCAGCCTCCAAGAGTACAGGCAGCTGCGCCAAAAGAGACAGCCCCTGGTGGAGAAACAGGGGAACTACACCACCAAGTGGCCCTGTGTTTCTGAGACCCCCAAGGAGCTGACCCCCATCCTCTGTTTACAGGGACAACGACAAAACAGCTGTGGACCAAATGCAGCCCATAATCCAGACGGTAGAAGAAGTGGTGCCGATCAGCTCCATAGATCTCAAACTCCTGGTCACAATGGCATCTCTGCTGCGCCGAGGCCACACCCCTCGGAGGCCAAACCATCCTCTCATCTACGTCGCAGCGGATTAAAGCGCCCAAGGACTGAATCTAAGATCCTCCCAGCTGCCGGTCAGCAGCCAGATGTCACAGCAGATCCAGATATTTCTGTGCCTGAAAGCAAAAAAAGTCCAGTAAAGAAGCCAACACTGCTCAGTAGTGATCCCCCAAACCCTGTCTTCCTCCCCTTGCCAGTTAGCCGAACAATATCCCCAACCACTGACCACTCCTCATCAGAGTCAAAAGTGGAGTTCTTAAACTCCAACCCTCGCACCACGCACTTTCCACAAATCCAAAATGAATCCTCAGACACATCTCTTCAAAGACAGACGGAGGTGTTGTTAGTAAAGCAGGGCTACACCACCCTGTTCCAGGAAATCAAAAACAAGCTTACTGAGATAGCTTCAGGTGTCTCCTCCCAACCTCAAGCACTGTGCCTTACCTCAACACAACTCAAATCTTCCTCAGACTGCAGGAGACCGCAGCCTCAAAGATGCAGTCCGAACCAGACGAAAGAAGCCATGCTGGAACCAAAGTCTCCTCTATCACCAAGTCCAGATACAGCGAGGGGGATAAAGTGTCAGCCGCCTGCTCCCGTAGAGGCTCCTACACCAGTAAAGGAGACATTATCCGAGGTTCACCCCAGTGTTTCCCCGTCTGAGGAACCAGCTGACTCAG GAATCGAGGCGCCTGATCTGACCAGCCTGCTGGAACAGTTTGAGGAAACGCAAG CGAAAGTGGAGAGGGTGTGCGAGAAGGAGCCGGAGCCCAAACTTGCTACTTCACCTTCAAACgtacagacagatggacacttGGACAGAAGTCAGCCTGTAGGAACACAACGAGCAGCTGTGGAAGAACTTGAACCTTTAAGCACTTCAGAATCACCTGGGAATCCAAAAACCTTTGGGGACTCGCCACATCTTCAAACGTCGGACGGTGCGGACATCCCAGAGCCCCTCAGCACTGAAATCATCCTCAGCACTCAAGATCTGCCAGCAAGACGCAAAAATCCCCCATCCAAGGCTATTCAGATAATCGACCCCCGTCCTCTACCGTCCAGGAAGACGCACCCGAACCTCCCAGAGCTCCTCCCTGCTCGTACATCTCCTCACATGTATTCGTCTGTATTCTCAGATCATGATTACTGCGGGTCCGTAGACCGCTCACTTACGAGTGCTCCTCAGCGCAGCAGAGCCTCTCAACTCAAGGATGTATCTAAAACCTCTGAGTTGCAGGTGACCCATGAATCAAGTGCTAAAAAACAGACCTCCACCTGTGAGGTTAACAACACCATCAGGGCTGTGGATAACTATGCAAAGTCTGTGATGCAGGATCTCTCTGAGAAACCCAGCACCAGATCAGGGACGAGCCCGTCCACAGACAAAGTCCTTTCAGACGGCGCTGCCACAGAGCCAGACTGCGCTTGTGCAGATGAAGACAAGATGGCCCCGTGCACTCTGCCCACTCCCCCACCCAGCCCTCCTgccagagggagggagaggagatacCGAAGAAGATCTCCTTGTTCGGACTCCAGTTCCAGCTCTCCTTCCTCGtcgtcgtcctcctcctccagctctgcatctccctctccaaaaagacaaaa GCGGCGTCACAAGCGTTCAGAGAGCAGTTCATGTTCGTCGTCATCCCCCTCTCTTTCCATTTCCCGCTCCCCACCTCGGCGCTACAGGTGGTCTTACTCAAGAAGGTCGAGGTGTAGCAGGTCACGATCCAGATCTTGGTCCACATCCAGATCCCGATCACCATCCCTGCGGGTTTGCCATCGGCAGTGGAGAGATGTTTACAG CAGCCGAGAGTCCAGGAAGCTCAGGAGAGAGCGCGAGATCAGGATTCAGAAACTTAAAGCCATA GATGAGCGCAGGGTGGTGTATGTGGGACGCATCTGCAAGTCTATGACACACGACGAACTGAAGGAGCGCTTCTCTCAGTTCGGAGATGTGGAATGTGTGTCGCTTCACTTTAGAGATAGAGG CGACCATTACGCTTTCGTCACTTTCTACAACATGGATGATGCGTTTGCAGCAATCGATAACGGCGGCAAACTACGGAAGCCCAATGAGCTGCCGTTTGACATCTGCTTTGGTGGAAGAAGACAGTTCTGTAATTCGCACTACGCGGATCTAG